The following DNA comes from Anopheles coustani chromosome 2, idAnoCousDA_361_x.2, whole genome shotgun sequence.
TGAGGTTTATCCCCGTTTAAGCTGATGCGCTTCCGGGATAAACCAGCTAGCGTTCGGTGGGTGGTGTTATGGTTAAGATTTGTAGAACAAACGACCATTTCCGCGGTATATTGGATTTGTTTCAGTAGGAAAGTGTGTAGCACGGTAATGGCTAAGCCATGACATGACGAAGAAGATAATACCATGGTGGCCTTCATTTTAATTCCCAATAGCATAAAAAAgggtattttaaaattaatacatCATGCAACTCAAGCTCAATCCTGACATGGATTCTGATATGGAAAACCAAAGCAAACGGCTTAATTtgcaaaaaaggtaaaaattaaaagaattaATAAAGTAACATGCCTGCAATAAATTGAATAGTAACCACCGTTTTCATTCCATTATGAACATAAATTCAACACTAGACATTAACATTTTGAAATGATTAAATAAgatgattatttcaagttaaaaattgttgaaaatacaaTCAAACAAAAGAGCCGCATCGCACtgttattaaaattatcatgaagacaatttatttttaatcaccAGCTTCTCGTTCTCCAAAGCCAACACAAAGGCTACGAATCAGAAAACTCGAAGTAAAGACAACGTAAAACCTTAACCGGACCAAAATCAGACTGAATTTGCATCATGTTTCTTTTAAAGCCCCAAGTGCCGTCACGCGTCACTTCCTTACATCGTTATTCAATTAGCATTCACCGCGTGCGTATGGTTCATACATATCCTGGGGCAACTTTCGCCCGCCAACCGGTCAACGAGCAGTGCCATTGTGTTACCATTTCGGGCCCAACGCATGCGGGCATTAAGATATATCCATATAAACGGCACATGCTGCTTCGGAGCATAGACGCACCGAGAAGcgcaaataaaatcattaaccataaacaaaacaagagaGAAACGTAGTGATGGGCGCGAGATTGCAAGGACTTGTTGCTATGGAAAGAAGGAGAAGGGCCGATCGGAACCACTTCTTGGTCGATCCCATCTCAGAAACAGGAACCAGTTGCGCGGGAAACGCGTGACCGAAAGTATGTTTCTTTGGTACTTATGGTGAAACGGCGTGATTCCTTAAGGTAGATCCAGATTTTTAACATTgtcttaatttaaattaagtttGATCGACTTCCGTGGATTATTGACTCCGCCTTGTGATAATAAAGTCGTTGTCCTGATGGAAGGCCAACGTACACTACTTACTTATCGCACTTTTGATCGTTCTATTTTTATACCATGCTTTTAATCCCCCACCCAACTTACTTCAGATAGTATTTTTTCACTCTCCAGCATTTCtgcatcctcctcctcctcttccttgACCACTTCCTTGGTAGGTTTCATTTTCGGCTGCGGCGAGCCGTCGCACTTCTTGCCGTTCATGTTTTCGCGCGCTTTTTTACTTCCGGCCACTCCGAAACACGGACCACGAACACCGAACGCTCGTTTCGGGCCGTTCGATGTTAATACTGCTTACGGTGGACACTTTGCGCGGTTCTGGTTTGCGCGGTTTTGTCGTTGATGGGTCGATAGCACAACGTACTGCATTCCTTGTGGAGCCACGCTAGGAACTCGCTCCAGCAATCACCTTTTTGTTCGACAAGCTTAAATAAATGTATGAGCGGTGGTAGTTATGCTTCGAACCTGCTTGCTTTGCATGCTTTCTCCGTTGAACGTGGGTGATTATTTAATTAGTGCGCTAAAAAAGAAACGGTTTGTGCTGTTGTTTGCGTCGCACCGAACGGGGGAGCCTTTCGAACTGTTAAGAACGATATCTTAAGCACTAATGATCCCAGGTGAAGTCGTCTGTAAGATCGATCCGCGGAACGATTGTCTCGGGTTGCTATCGATTGGTCACTGTGGCACGTGTTCACCTGGAATGGAGGGGGTAGCTGTTGGCCCCACTTGTAGTAGTAATCAACACCGATTCATTTCACACGTTCACGTGTGTGACACACGTCGACGTCACTGCAGTACAATTCCTCCGCGGACGGATATATCCTCTGCCTCGAAGAACCTGGACTCGCAGCAATTATGCAACTTCCAGCCGTTTAGATAAGCCAGGCTCCACCAAATTCACCACTCATCGTTGTAGGGGACTTGGATCAGAATCGACGACAAGCAAACTAGATCACATTTCGATGATTCATAGGCACAGTTCGTAGCGAAAACCGAGTAGGCAGAGACTGAATTCGATAGATGGGAACTTAGCTTTATTCCTTTGTGTTTGAAACAGCATATTGTAGAAAGGTTTATTGCAAATCGAACAGCTCGGAAGAATTACTTGCTGGTCACAGTAAACTGTTCACCGAAACACTAACACATTTTGCCTGTTGCTTCCGTTCGGCCACGTCCGCAACTGGAGGAAAATCCATTCGAATCGAAGGCCTTACACGGTTCCACTGGATCGAACGAACGTACTCCGGTTGCAGCGAGCCCCACCGATTGGCAGGCAAATCGGTAGTAAACCGTGTCGGTTCACCGTCGGAACAGTGGACGACAGCTTCGGGTGCGCGTAATCGGAAACTCGGCGGTCAAATCCAATTATAGCAATCATAACACGGCCTATAAACCCAGCCACAAAGTCAGCAGGCAACGAGTATCTTAGTAGACCAGGTGGGCGAAACAAAGCGTCCAGCCCTGCTGTGAGGCTTGGTCCCAACGATGCGCTCGACTGGAGAAGCCTCGTACTAATAACTAAACGAACTCTACCCTGGAGGCAGCCAGGTGCCGCGAATAGTCAACGGCAGCGGTTGAGAACGCGGGAAACGTTCACCACGGGCCGCACATGCTCGAGCTCAGAATGGAAGTGGGAATGTGTCAAGGTAAGGTGCACCTGATATCGGCAAGAAGCGGTTTTCGCGGGAAAATCGTATGCCGCTGTAGGTCGTCGTGTAGTCAAGTGGCGTTCTGAGTCAACTCCCGTAATTGTGCTGTATTCCACTCATAAATCAAACAGTTGGATAGAGGGCCCTCTAGATGAGAGATTACCATGTGGGCGATCGCTTAGATGTGCAAATCTCTTTACCACGTACATTGTGGTCAGTTGCTAGACGAACTATCCCACTGTGAAACAACGGAGGTGTGCGCGATAAAGTTCATCGTAGGAACGGCACGGCGGATTTTTGCATAAATCCGGAACGCTGCCGCATCCGGTTATCGCGATCTTGAGCTACTGAATACATTCATATGGGAGCCAACCATTGATCTGTCAAGAATGCACACGGGTTCGTGCAAGTTGGTTGGGTTCATTGAATGAGCAAGCACCTGTTGTTGGCATGCTAGGAGTGAAATTTATTCCACCCATCCATTAGCTGGTTAACTCGCAGACATCTGGGTGGCACCTAATGTGTTAGGTAATTGGTTGCAAATAAACGCGAGTCGTGATCTTGAGTAATCCCAGCTAACGAGTTACCTGTTAGTGAGTAATTTTAATCTGGAAGTATTTCATCGCCGCGGTATTTGTGAGAATGTTGACATTTGATTAATTGAACCATTTAATGTAATGCATACTTGATATGAATCAGCATTCCCGCTAAAGGAAAAGTTATGATAATACATGATCTattaaatggaatatttcttttctaaAGCACTTTGAAAAATTCACTGATAgtgtgaaaataataaatagacattttattttcctcataAAGCGCAAAGTACACTAAGTACACCTTTTCCGTTCCCGATCCTAACACGCAGGCATATGCTTCAGTAAAAGCCCATCGCCAGTCGGTTGCGCGAATTTGTTTCTTATCAAGTAAGTTGCTAAAACTTCTGCCACCTCATGGGGccgatcctcgtgaaccgcgtggCCACAGCGAGCGAGGACCTGTAGCTGAAACTTACCCTGCATCTGGCCGACCGTAAGCGCCCGATCGAGATTGTCAATACCCGCCAGTAGGAGCAACTTCGGTACCGGGACATCAAGGAACTTCTGACTCAATCCGGAAAACCAACCCTCCCAATACTTTTCTGACTTGGACAGATCGATGCGCCAGCCGTACTTTCGTAGATTGAGGCTCGAAGGAGAGTTGGATGGTGAGGGGAGATCACTAGGGGGAACTTCGGTCGCGGGCGAACAGCTTGATTCGGCATCTTCCGCTATCGCGTTTGGGTGTTTGAATTCCACTTTTTCCTCGGAGGAAGGTTCTGGCTTCAAGGGTAATTCGTTGGTAGCcaattgtttcgtttcgatgctgaaaaaaaacagaaaagtctTGTTTAAAAAGCATCTTTAAATCCACTATCGGGCAGTAGTCCCTTACTTTATGATCTGTCCTGGCATGGAGACGCGTGCGGATTCTACATTTCGAACCTGGCCACTGCGGACACACCATTCAATGGCATGCTGGATGCTTTTGAAAGTGGTCGGCCGGGATCGTAGGAAACTTTGCATACTGGCCAGAGCTTCCAGTGCCGTTCCCTCGACGACGTCAATCACAACCACACCGAGAAGGGAGGGGATGACATACATGTTTGCCGCATGGACACAGATCGCACCACCCATCGAGTGTCCCATCAGTATGATTGGGGGTGCCGATCCGTCGTACATCGCCTGGATTACATCGCCAACATCCCTGAAttcaacaaaagaaaaaatgactGTTTTGCACTCTTTTCTTGTTGGTGTCATTTTTTATGCTTACGTTGCAAGACGCTCTGCCGAAAGGTCGTCCTCTTCCTCGGTATATGTATCACCATGCCCGCGAATATCAAATGCCAAGCACTGACAGTGGATCAACTTAGTTATCTCGCTctacaataaaaaagaataaatgtgAAGAACTTTCTTATATTATCGATCATTCAAAGCTCGTCTTACGCTGAAATGGGCCCAGGACAGAGCAGAAAACCCTCCGCCATGAAGAAGTACTAGCAGCGGTGCACCGGGTTCGGAGGGACTGGTGAGATAAACTCTGAATTTTCCCTGTTTTGTTTCGACATCTTTCTTCTCGGCGAAAAATTCATCCCACATTAGCGGATTGTAATCTGTCTGACGGCGAAACCCACGGTCACTGCGAAGAgatcgaaatggaaaatgtttaggTGCAGCGGGGTCATCGGTCGGGAAACCGGgtcatgaaaatgaaaaatgccaCAGAAGATAACAATGCACAGAAGAATGGAAACGACTTACTTAGGCTTCGGGAACCGCGGGTTCGGACACATTGGTGGCAGTCTTGATTTCATCATAACACGTTGCAGATTGGACATGCAATTGTAGAGTGAAATTCACTTCCCAACAGAACTATTTATACTTGTAGTAACGAAAATTTTAATCATCGACCGCTATTGGAACGATAAAAACTAGTAAACACATAAGTGCTCGACTAGCAGGTTGTGGCAGATGTAAGTTTGGAGCAGTACAGCCAAACGTCAAATTTATTTCGAGCAGTgtgaattaaatttcaatttcaattcgcTTTCTAATTTCTTTAATATTACTTTGAATTGAACCAGGATTTTTTTGTAATATCCGAAACGAAAAGCAATATTGATCTCTATTTTTGATTTCTaagataaaacacaaaaaacatatCTTCATATTCTCCAAAGGTTTTGTCATAATAAATGAAATAGCAATACCTTTTAAGTTCATAAGTATCCTTGCAAAGAACCGTCAGTTGATTGTATACAAACAATCAAGCATgatcaaaacataaaccggcTCGTGGATCAAAGAATGCATATTTGCtagaaaatggtgtttatacaAAGTTATCTGCTGAAATCGGCAAAGGTATGTGTACAGAAACCTATTGAAATCAAACGGTATAACTATGTTTACCCTTTTTCTAGCCAATTAGAAGTTTTCTAAGAAGCCGGTTCCTTGACACACTCCGTTTGACCGTGAAGGGTGGACACGGTGGGAACGggctacccaagtatggcGGTGTTGGTGGCCAGGGTGGAGCGGTCTATTTTGTCGCCAAAGAGGATAAATCACTCCGTGACGTCATTTACAAGTATCCTAACAAGCGTGTGGTTGCCGGAAACGGGGAAGAAAGTTCCAAAGCCAGAATTCTTGGGCGAAGAGGCACCGATAGGAAGGTGGAAGTTCCTGTTGGGATTCGTGTGATAGATACCGAAAAGGGAACGATTGCTGAGCTAGATGAAGAAGGAAAATCATTCTTGGCCgctggtggcggcggtggtggttgttCGGGAAACTCTTTCCTTGGCAAACCTGGTCAGCAAAGTACGCTTACGCTCGATTTGAAACTGATAGCGGACGTCGGGCTTGTTGGCTTTCCCAATGCTGGCAAAAGCACGTTAGTGAAAGCGATTTCAAATGCCTCACCAAAGATTGCTTCTTATCCATGTGAGTACTGGAGCGCGTCTAAGTGAACTTAGCCCATATTTCAAACGCTATTTTGTTCCTTTTAGTTACCACAATACGTCCACAAATCGCTACGATAGAGTATGAAGACTATCGACAAATAACGATCGCAGATTTGCCAGGGCTGATCGAGGGAGCGCATGCCAACTTTGGCATGGGTCATAAGTTTTTGAAGCACGTCGAACGCACTAGATTGCTGCTGATCATTGTCGACGTCTTCGGGTTTCAGTTGAGCCAGAAGCACAAGAAACGCAACTGTCTTGAAACCGTCTATGCATTAAACAAGGAGCTAGAGCTGTACGACAAAACGCTGCTGGATAAACCGTGCGCCTTGATTATCAACAAAATGGACAAAGAAGGTGCAATAGAGGAAATTtgtaaatatgaaaaatatttccgcTCGTTAGAAGGTATGCTGATTACTCGTTTCAAAACGAAATAGTTTTTTAACGAAAATATCTTACTATTCCCTAGACGGACTTCAAATGTGCCCTCAGGAGCTGATACCAGAGAAACTCCTTTCTATTGATGCTGTTATACCAATTTCTGCTAAAAGCATGAAGGAAAttcgaaaagtaaaagatgaaGTACGAGCTATTCTTGATCTGAAGGCAGAGGAAAGCCTTCAAGAAACGGACCACGACAAAGAAAACCAATTGCGAATACAATTAAACGAAAGTGGACCCAAAGTTGTGTAAATAATcagtaacaaaaataaagctcATGCGCTTAGCTAGAAAACAGGCTTTTGCGCGTGTATGTCTCGCTCGTTGTGTAGGCAACAGCTGTTTTGATGTTGCCCTTCCCTGCAATCAATCGTAGAAAGCTAAACGCAACCGTTGCCATGGGTTACGTTTGCATTTATCGCCGGTTTGCTGAAAGCCGTCAGTGGCTGACCATAAATTGTTATTGCTTACAGCCTTCACGCGAGCAATTGCGTGCAGTACTTCTGCTCCTTCTAGAACGTTGATAGCTCAAGAATTACTGcccaggtgttttttttttctaacttcCTCTCCTTGCATCGTACGTGAAGGCGGTGCTTTCGTGCAATCGAAGGCTTTCTTTTTGTACGAAACTTgtcaaatcaatcaaactttGGTGCGCTTATCCTTGGATGACGGTTGCCTTGGGCTCGTTAGTGAACGACACGGATTCACACTTGCATTACATCACGGAGCGGCAAACGGGTCACATACCCTGTTCAGCGATGGATTGGCCTAGTGCGCGGGTGGCCCAAGGTGGCCTTTTCCACACACCGAAAGCGCGCTACACAAAGGAAACGCAGGATTTGATTAAAGGTACGAAAATCTAAAGGATTCTGTTTTCTGCAATTTCTCTAAACTGCAATTCTAAATTTATCTTGCTTTATCCCAAAGTTTTGATGGAAGAAGCAAAATTAACGATCCTGCAGCGGAACAAAATCAATTACCATCTCCGAAACGGAGAACCTTTGCCGGTTCCCAAAGAGCCTAAGTTCGAACAGGAGTACAACAACTTCCTTCCCATGGCCATCCCgaggaaaaatattaaaaggcGTTCCCTTTCAACCATCATCGAAAGCGGTGCATTCGATGTGGAGAAATACGTTCCCCACAAGCCGAAGGAACCGGCTGAGAAGCTGAAGATTAAACTCCAGGAACAAATGAGTGGTGTGAAGGTGTTCCCGGACGACGGACGTAAACGAAAGGTGCTGCGCAGCAAGAGTGAAGGATGTTTGGATTTTGTGACACCAGATCGAGCTAGTGAACGTACGAGACACAAATCTTGATCTTTCGGTTTTGCGGTTTTGGTCATACGATTTTCTATCTTTTCTAGTGCTTGAAGAAATTAATGAACGCGTCCAATGGATAGAAGAGATGGAGGCACTTGGCGAGGGGAAAAAGCACCGGGCAACTATTCAGCTACAGATTGCGGAAAAACTCAACGAACTCAAACGCCTAGAACGGAACAAGTCACAGGAAAACGAAATCTAAAAGGCACACGACATATTCACCGGCTGAATGTTGAATTCACTGTTTCTTTTATATTAAATTCATTACACGCTTAATTCTACAGCAAAATTACAATGTTGAATCCATCCGCCTGCGTTCATTTGCGAGACTTGGATGGTAAAATGGGTCCTTGCATGAAAACAACTCTTGTCTCTTGTTTCAATCGATCGGCTATCGTTCAAAAGGAAACAGAACCAAGCCTACGGATAACCGAAAGGAAGTAATGAAACGAAATCGATAAAACGAATAAAGAAAATGCACTTATGATCTCCGAGTCCGGCATTGCACACAGTCCGCGTGGATATTCTAGAACACTTTGATACACTTCGTTTTACTCCGGAACCGCTGCACCACAACACTATCCCTGGGCTgcctttgctttgtttttaacctttttaACTTTCTTCAAACCGTCCATGCTGGACTTGAGCACCTTCGAGTACGATTCCATAAACTTGGCTACCTCATCCCGCTTCACGACGGTTGAGAGCTTCTTGGAGCCCGATTTAGCCCGGATCAGGCAACTGTATTCGGCGGGTGTCGGTAGCGGTGGCTTTCCTTCGCGAGGTTTTGGTCTGTCGTTCCCGTCATCTAGAAGTGGATCATATTAAGTGAATacataaattttgaaatggCATCGAAGGCCAGCGTACTAACATCGTTTGATCGTAACTGTGAAGGA
Coding sequences within:
- the LOC131263516 gene encoding GTP-binding protein 10 homolog, which codes for MVFIQSYLLKSAKPIRSFLRSRFLDTLRLTVKGGHGGNGLPKYGGVGGQGGAVYFVAKEDKSLRDVIYKYPNKRVVAGNGEESSKARILGRRGTDRKVEVPVGIRVIDTEKGTIAELDEEGKSFLAAGGGGGGCSGNSFLGKPGQQSTLTLDLKLIADVGLVGFPNAGKSTLVKAISNASPKIASYPFTTIRPQIATIEYEDYRQITIADLPGLIEGAHANFGMGHKFLKHVERTRLLLIIVDVFGFQLSQKHKKRNCLETVYALNKELELYDKTLLDKPCALIINKMDKEGAIEEICKYEKYFRSLEDGLQMCPQELIPEKLLSIDAVIPISAKSMKEIRKVKDEVRAILDLKAEESLQETDHDKENQLRIQLNESGPKVV
- the LOC131263309 gene encoding UPF0193 protein EVG1 homolog; translated protein: MSRSLSMDWPSARVAQGGLFHTPKARYTKETQDLIKVLMEEAKLTILQRNKINYHLRNGEPLPVPKEPKFEQEYNNFLPMAIPRKNIKRRSLSTIIESGAFDVEKYVPHKPKEPAEKLKIKLQEQMSGVKVFPDDGRKRKVLRSKSEGCLDFVTPDRASELLEEINERVQWIEEMEALGEGKKHRATIQLQIAEKLNELKRLERNKSQENEI
- the LOC131263336 gene encoding protein phosphatase methylesterase 1 — translated: MSNLQRVMMKSRLPPMCPNPRFPKPNDRGFRRQTDYNPLMWDEFFAEKKDVETKQGKFRVYLTSPSEPGAPLLVLLHGGGFSALSWAHFSSEITKLIHCQCLAFDIRGHGDTYTEEEDDLSAERLATDVGDVIQAMYDGSAPPIILMGHSMGGAICVHAANMYVIPSLLGVVVIDVVEGTALEALASMQSFLRSRPTTFKSIQHAIEWCVRSGQVRNVESARVSMPGQIINIETKQLATNELPLKPEPSSEEKVEFKHPNAIAEDAESSCSPATEVPPSDLPSPSNSPSSLNLRKYGWRIDLSKSEKYWEGWFSGLSQKFLDVPVPKLLLLAGIDNLDRALTVGQMQGKFQLQVLARCGHAVHEDRPHEVAEVLATYLIRNKFAQPTGDGLLLKHMPAC
- the LOC131263310 gene encoding signal recognition particle 14 kDa protein, with the translated sequence MVLLNNEEFLTRLTLLTQSARKDSSFTVTIKRYDGNDRPKPREGKPPLPTPAEYSCLIRAKSGSKKLSTVVKRDEVAKFMESYSKVLKSSMDGLKKVKKVKNKAKAAQG